The proteins below are encoded in one region of Saccopteryx leptura isolate mSacLep1 chromosome 1, mSacLep1_pri_phased_curated, whole genome shotgun sequence:
- the LOC136388982 gene encoding patr class I histocompatibility antigen, B-2 alpha chain-like produces the protein MAEQPNMTLHYPGEHDSSQPETPPHPTLLSPEALSGAESDRLSSDYKDADHEVLNPPPSALGDPGPDPDLGDPSPSPGPHSLRYFYTAVSRPGRGEPRYITVGYVDDTEFVRFDSVAASPRAEPRAPWMEQPWLEQEDPQYWDRETRIYKNNAQMYGEFLNTLRGYYNQSGDGSHTLQRILGCEMRLDGRLLRGYSQFAYDGTDYIALNEDLRSWTAADAAAQITRRKWEQDGVAEHLRIYLEGECIQNLRLYLEKGKETLQRADPPKAHVTHHPISDHEVTLRCWALGFYPAEITLTWQREGQDQTQDTELVETRPAGDGTFQKWAAVVVPPGEEQSYTCHVQHEGLPEPLTLRWEPPQATIPTVVTIAVLVLLGAVVTGAVVGAVMWMRRCSGFLILPWVCSHSSGNFSGIQD, from the exons ATTGTCCTCAGATTATAAGGACGCAGATCATGAGGTCCTCAAccctcctccttctgctctcGGGGACCCTGGTCCTGACCCTGACCTGGGCGA cccctccccgtccccaggtCCCCACTCGCTGAGATATTTCTACACCGCCGTGTCCCGGCCCGGCCGCGGGGAGCCCCGGTACATCACCGTGGGCTACGTGGACGACACGGAGTTCGTGCGGTTCGACAGCGTCGCCGCGAGCCCGAGGGCGGAGCCGCGGGCACCGTGGATGGAGCAGCCGTGGCTGGAGCAGGAGGACCCGCAGTATTGGGACCGCGAGACGCGGATCTACAAGAACAACGCACAGATGTACGGAGAGTTCCTGAACACCCTGCGCGGCTACTACAACCAGAGCGGGGACG GGTCTCACACTCTCCAGAGGATCCTGGGCTGCGAGATGCGACTGGACGGGCGCCTCCTCCGCGGGTACAGTCAGTTCGCCTACGACGGTACCGACTACATCGCCCTGAACGAGGACCTGCGCTCCTGGACCGCGGCCGACGCGGCGGCTCAGATCACCCGGCGCAAGTGGGAGCAGGATGGTGTGGCTGAGCACCTGAGGATCTACCTGGAGGGGGAGTGCATTCAGAACCTCCGCCTTTacctggaaaaggggaaggagacgctgcagcgcgcag aCCCCCCAAAGGCACACGTGacccaccaccccatctctgaccatgaggtcaccctgaggtgctgggccctgggcttctaCCCTGCGGAGATCACCCTGACCTGGCAGCGTGAAGGGCAAGACCAGACCCAGGACACTGAGCTTGTGGAGACCAGGCCTGCGGGGGACGGGACCTTCCAGAAGTGGGCGGCCGTGGTGGtgccccctggagaggagcagagctacacatgccatgtgcagcacgaggggctgcccgagcccctgaccctgagatggg agcctcctcaggCCACCATTCCCACTGTGGTCACCATTGCTGTCCTGGTCCTCCTTGGAGCTGTGGTCACTGGAGCTGTGGTGGGGGCTGTGATGTGGATGAGGAGGTGCTCag GTTTCCTGATTTTGCCCTGGGTCTGTagtcacagttctggaaacttctctggGATCCAGGACTAG